One Glandiceps talaboti chromosome 2, keGlaTala1.1, whole genome shotgun sequence genomic region harbors:
- the LOC144444914 gene encoding fatty acid-binding protein 2-like, which translates to MAFAGTWKSTSCENIKEFMLAAGAPAERAENAALPNATVTCSRDGDYYVLKATGPKGGTIEHKFISGQEFTEEFGPIGKKRQSVATVEGNKLTIRGVEAGTVVETREVNGDDMVFTLTKDGVGVVGKKYFKRA; encoded by the coding sequence ATGGCATTTGCTGGCACTTGGAAATCTACCTCATGCGAGAACATAAAGGAGTTTATGTTGGCTGCTGGTGCACCAGCGGAGAGAGCAGAAAACGCAGCACTGCCAAATGCAACAGTGACATGCTCTAGAGATGGTGACTACTATGTTCTCAAGGCCACAGGACCAAAGGGTGGCACCATCGAACACAAGTTCATCTCTGGTCAAGAATTCACAGAAGAGTTTGGTCCTATCGGCAAAAAGAGGCAGTCAGTTGCAACCGTCGAAGGCAACAAACTTACCATCAGGGGTGTTGAAGCAGGTACAGTGGTGGAAACCCGTGAAGTTAATGGAGATGACATGGTCTTCACATTGACCAAAGATGGTGTTGGTGTCGTcggaaagaaatatttcaaaagagcCTAG